GGCCTTGTCCTGCCTGCCCCAATATCATCCAACCCTTTTTTGACGAGCTTCTTGAATTCCGAGGATTGAGACAGAATCCTGCTTTCTCTATGATCTTCGACTTCGTCCATGATGGAAAGCATTCTCCGGTATTCCTTTATCGGTAGGATAACCGCAGTCGGGTTTCCCTTTTCGTCGACGATGTACTGTTCACTCACCGAAGGCGCCATGACGAAACTCTCCTCTCTAACGACTATTGGCAGCGAGATTCATTTGGTGGATCTTCTAAAGATACCCTTCACATGATCAAAATGCAATGAGATATCAGCCACCACTCCCTACTTACCCATATTGATTGCCCTGATTTCCAGTGATTACAAGGGGTTTCTAACAGGGTCCGGCGCTAGTGCATTCCTAAACTGGGGCGATCCGATCCGGCAACGGCATACGCCACTGCCCTCGGGTTTTCCATCCGCTTGGATGCGTCCAAGATTTCCATTCCCACGATATTTCCGATTTTGTGAAGTCGAGAATGATGCCCGCTTTCTCCTCATCGCTATCCTCAATCGCTGCATTGCTGAAGAGGCTGCGAAGGACATCCACCTGAGCGTCGCAGATTATCTTCATAATGGTCTGGCCTCCTTGAGTATTCGACGCCGCAGCAGCCAATAGAGTCCATCTTCAGAAACCACATCGACTTTGACACCGAGTAACTCCTGAAGGTCCAAGACCAGGGCGCTCAGATCGAGCAGGCTTCGTCCTTCATCCATTCTTACAAGGAGATCGATGTCGCTTTCCAGACCTGCCTCACCCCTGACCACCGAGCCAAAGACCCTTGGCTCCCGGGCGCCATGCTTTGCAGCCAGGGCGATTACCGCATCACGATGTTCTTTCAAACGTTCTTCGATGTCCATTGCAGTCACCTCAATCAACCCAACGACTGATTCTAAGGTGTATTCATGCCCATGGGCTGGATTAGCGTGACGGAGGCATTAACATCCAGACATAGGCAGGCTGAGCCGCCACGCCGGTCGGCGTTTCAGGGGGCATGCCATCCATCGTGAGCGTCAGGAGTACTCTGCGTGCTTTCGGGAAAAGGCTCCCCGCCTCCACAAGCGAGCGCAGTTCGCGCCGGGTTGTTTCCGGGTCTCCTGCATCGGCGCAGACCTGGATCAGCTCCATCTCGCCAGAAGGATATCGTGCCAGGAAATCCACTTCAAATCCTCCCGGTGTCTTGACATAGGTGATTTCGGCCTTTCGGCGCTCCAATTCCACCAATACAGCCGTCTCCAGCGCGTGCCCCGTGTTGGAACGTCCCGTGCGATCGAAAACCGGAATGAGTCCTGGATCAACCGGGTAAACCTTTCGGGGATTGACCATGCGTTGCCTTTCGGAGGCCGCCTCCATCCACACCGTGCGAATGAGAAAACAGTCGTTCAAATATCCCAGAAACTGGTGCACAGAGTCCTTGGAGATGGCGATCCCCTGAGATTTAAGCGCCCAATAGAATTTCTCCACACTGAAAAGTCCGGCGGCATTGCTCAGCAGGTGCCGCACCAGCCAGCGCAAACCGGTCACATTGCTCACAGCGTGCCGCTCAACCACATCACGAAGCATGGCCACATCCACATAGTCCCGCAGCAGTTGATACCGCGTGGCCGTGTCCAGGCCCTGGATCTCTGGAAAACCTCCCCTGACCAGGTAGTCCAAAAAAGATTTTTCCAAAGACGAACGGGATGGGTTATCCAGGAAATCGGGCTGGGCCGGTATCGGTTCTCCGTTGTGCCGCAATGCCTCTTCCAGGCTGAAAGGGTGCAAGACCACCTCCCATGCCCGGCCACGCAGGGCGGTGGCGATCTCCCGTGAGAGGAGGGCCGCGGAGGATCCGGATACAAACAGTTCGACCCTCTCCGAATCCAGGAGTCGGCGAACGAACCGCTCCCAGCCCGGCACGGTCTGT
This is a stretch of genomic DNA from Deltaproteobacteria bacterium. It encodes these proteins:
- a CDS encoding nucleotidyltransferase family protein; translation: MDIEERLKEHRDAVIALAAKHGAREPRVFGSVVRGEAGLESDIDLLVRMDEGRSLLDLSALVLDLQELLGVKVDVVSEDGLYWLLRRRILKEARPL
- a CDS encoding ATP-binding protein encodes the protein MEINSPNPFQNRLKEKLAESLTSSIPVGTRRRIYGAIVLPGKISAVVGIRRAGKTMFVHQVQRELLSEGMDRERMPYINFEDERLAGVTAEHLHTLVEEYYRRYPGFRNRETVLWCFDEIQTVPGWERFVRRLLDSERVELFVSGSSAALLSREIATALRGRAWEVVLHPFSLEEALRHNGEPIPAQPDFLDNPSRSSLEKSFLDYLVRGGFPEIQGLDTATRYQLLRDYVDVAMLRDVVERHAVSNVTGLRWLVRHLLSNAAGLFSVEKFYWALKSQGIAISKDSVHQFLGYLNDCFLIRTVWMEAASERQRMVNPRKVYPVDPGLIPVFDRTGRSNTGHALETAVLVELERRKAEITYVKTPGGFEVDFLARYPSGEMELIQVCADAGDPETTRRELRSLVEAGSLFPKARRVLLTLTMDGMPPETPTGVAAQPAYVWMLMPPSR